AATTCGAAACAGACTGTGCAGAAAACTAGTCCAGACCATATCCTACCTTCCCCACTTTATATCATGGGTGGTGGCTGCAAGTATAATCACATCAGTGTTGTCGTATGATGGTATATTTAATGAGCTGCTGGTCAAACTTAGGGTTATAAGGGAGCCGGTTATATGGATGGGAAGAAAGGAGTGGTTCTGGTGGATCATTGCTTTAACCGATGTGTGGAAAGAAGTCGGATGGAATGCGATCATTTACCTGGGCACTATGACTGCAATCTCACCTTTGTTGTATGAAAGTGCCGAAATAGATGGTGCAACCAGGCTGCATAAAATCCGGTATATTACCTTGCCCGGCATTATGCCTGTGGCATCTCTTATGTTTATTATTCAGTGCGGCTTTCTTATTAATTCCGGTTTTGAGCAGCAGTGGCTGCTGAGTAATCCTTCCTTAAAGGAAATGTCGGATGTTATTGACCTGTTTGTCATACAATACGGGATTGCACTAGGCAGATACTTGTATACAACGGCAGCAGGCATTTTTAAATCGGTTATCAGCGTTATTCTTCTTCTTGGAACCAATGCGGTCAGCAGGAAATTAACCGGAGTAAGGGTGGTGTAGTTGATGAAAAAAACAGGAGACAAAATAAATTTCGAGAATATTTGCATAAATATATTTATATTTGTTTCCATGACAGTTCTCGTGATCGCCATATTATATCCTCTGATCAATATGGCTGCATATTCTCTCAATGATGCGGTTGACGGATTGCGTGGGAAGTTGTATTTGCTGCCGAGGAAATTTACTTTATATAATTACAGGTATTTGCTTTCGGATATTCAAATATACAATTCGTTGAAGATTACGGTATTGAGAACGATGTTAGGATCGGTAACTTGCGTGTTGTTTTCTACTCTTTTAGCTTACATTCTTAGTAAAAGGGATTTTATACTGAGAAAAGCCGTTACGTTTCTTGTCGTGTTTACCATGTATTTCAGCGGAGGGATCATACCCATTTATATTCTTTACCAGCAGTTGGGGCTTATCAACAACTTCCTTGTTTATATCATTCCCGGTTTTGTGAGCGCATTTTGTGTCATATTCCTGCGATCCTACATTGAAGGACTTCCCCTGGAAATTGTCGAGTCTGCAAAGATAGATGGAGCAAAAGAATTGACGATATTTGCCCGTATTATTGTTCCTATGATCATCCCCATGATTGCTGTTGCAGTTTTGTTTACCGCAGTCTACCAGTGGAATTCCTGGTATGACGCATACATATACGCACCGAAAAAAGACCTTAGCACTCTTCAGCTTGAGCTTATGAAGAAGCTTCAACAACTAACATTCAGAGTAGAAAACACCAACAGCTCCGAAATAGCAACTAGAGGAAGTGGTGCCAATTCTATTACTCCAAGGGCGGTTCAATACACAATGACGATTATTGCAGCCCTCCCTGTTATATTAATTTATCCCTTTTTGCAGAGATATTTTGTTACAGGTCTGACTATGGGTGGAGTGAAGGGATGAATCCTTCTCATGCTTGGCAAAACATCGGCAATCTATCCCAAAGGCGGCGCCGATTGCATCGGTCACTTCGTTATTGCAACTATCCTCCAAATCCTCCAACCCAAACCAAATTTATTTGAATCGCAGGATTCCTTCAATTCATCAAGGTAGTAATAATATATACTGTCAAATAACTTTATGCCGTATTGCTGATAAGACTGAGCCAATGCTTCAATTCCATCATTAAACATTCACAATACAATAAATTTACTTAATGAAAGCAGGTAGAACAAATACACAAATAGAATAAATTGGTTGGTTTATAGAGACAGCAGGAATGTTTAATTTTATTGAACAAGACCTGGCTAAAATGAATAGATAAACCTTATAGAAAAAACTATAATAAATATAGTAGTACATATATTTAACACAAAAGGAGTTGTTTTAACATTGGGAGAATACTCGGAATCAAAAGAACCGGAAGTTCCTGAAGATGTCGGCGAGGTGCCGGGGTATGAAGAATTCCTGGATGCAATCATGGACCCGGATCATCCTGAGCATGAAGAAATGATTGAATGGGCTGGCGAGGGCTTTGACCCTGAGAGGTTCAACATAGATGATGTCAATAAAATATTGGAAAAGATAAAATAAGAATCCGGTAAAAGAAAAGCTTTTTGTTTACGGGAAGACAGGATGGAAGGATAAGACAAATTAATACTGATGATTTGATGGAGATTTTATGATTGCAATTTTAATGACTGTTTTGAAAATAATATTGTTTATATTTGTACTTCTTGCTGTAGTTTTTATTGGAAGGACAGTTTATCGTTTTATAACTGTGATTTCAGCTTCGAAGAAGGGAAAAATATTTACAATAGAAGGACGGGAAATTTGCTTCTCCCTTCTTGAAGCAGGAAAGATTCAGTATAATTCCTGTATGAAGATTGCAAAACAAGGTAAATGTCCCTGTTCACAATATGTAGAGTTGGAAAAGTTAAAAAACAGCATACAAAGCTGTGATGATTCATTAGATGAAGAAGAATCTCTTGAGGATGAGGAGTGTTCCTGGGGACTTACAGATGAACAAGATGAAAGGATAAGGAAGGTAGTTGGTAATATTGCCGACAGGGATTATCTTAAGGGCTTTAAGGCTTGGGATGAGTATTTAAAAAAGGCTTTGAAAATGCCATTTTCTGCGGAGGTGTTGGAATACCAGGAAAGATATTATTTTCCATTATGCGATTTGGAAGCTTCAGATAAGAAATCAAAGAATTATGAACTGCTAAATGATTATAGTGTATGGTTTGCAAATAGATGAAAACTGTGCAAATTCCGATAAATTTTCATTGTATTGACTTCCGCTTTGCTTTCGAAAAATCCGGTTAACTTCAACCTTTTTAACTCATAGTGTATATTTAATTATGGGTGAATTATTGCCGAGTAAATGTGAATTATCTTTAAATAACCTCAAGGAGGCTATAAATTGTGATTTATGATGATGCCATTTCAATTGCAAAAATTAAAATTATGAGCATTATATAATTTAAGCTAATTATTATTTGTATATAAATTGTCATTATAAAATGCTTGATATTTTCTTGATTATCACATATAATAATCATGTAATAGTAATGTAGATTATTTTAAGGAGCTGTTTTTATGAGTACCGGCAACCTTTTGAAAAGTTTGGTGTCAATTACGCAATTCAATAAGGGACAGGCATCAAAAATATTTGACCGCTTGAAAACCGAACGCCGTATTATTGTGTTAAAAAACAACGTTCCTTCTGCTATTATTCTTTCACCTGACGAGTACATGCGCCTCCTGGAAATTGAAGAGGACAGTATCCTGTTAAAGCTTGCAGAACAACGCCTTGCCAATTATAAGCCAGGCGACGGAATCCTTTATGAAGAAGCCCTGGGACAAATGGGCCTAACACATAAGGATGTCGAAAACGCAGAAGACGTGGAGATTGAATAGTATGTGGAAAATAGAATTTTTGCCCGAAGCAGTGTCCGACCTTTCGCGTATCGATAAAGCTGTCAGAGCGCAAGTAATTAAAGGAATAAACAAAGTTGCGAAAAATCCTGTTGCAAAATTTAAAGGAGGATATGGCGAGCCCTTACGAAATCAAAAAGGGAGAAATCTGTCAGGATTATATAAAATAAAATATCGCGGTATTGGTATACGAGTTGTCTATGCCTTAGAAGAAAAAAACGGAATCATGACCATTGTTATTGTTGGAGCTCGTGCTGACGATGAAGTGTATGATGAAGCTTACAGGCGGAGAATAAAGCATGATATGTAAAAAATGAAAAGCTGTATAACATGTTTATATTTTTAGTTCAACAGTATCAGCTTGGACTTGAATATGACAAAAAGGAATTTGAACCCAGCGGGAATTGGGTTGTGGAGAAAAATACAATATCCGGACTTAAGTATCGCCTGGAAGAAATTATGGGTGTTCCGGTTGATATAATTCACGCTCCTATTAGTGAAGATGCATTAATTACAATAGGAAAGGTAGTTCCAATATATGAATCATAGAGACAAGCAGGTTTTGATGAAAATCATAAATGAGATTAAAATTGCAAATGACATACTTCAAGATAAGTCATTTAATGAGTTTAATGAGAATGAAATATTAAAGCGAGCCATTTGTACGACATTGATTAATATTGGTGAACATGTTAAAATATAACAGATAAAACAAGGCTTGCCAATAAGCAAATCCCTTGAAAAGAAATCGCAGGGTTCCGGGATGTCGCTGTTCATATTTTAGAGTACCTTATCCCTTTGCATAGCGGTTTTTTAAGGTTTGATAGCAAACACGATAAGACAAGAGATTAAATTAAAAGAGGTATGTGTTGTTATGGTGTCGGATATAAGCGGAAAATACGGAAAAGAGATTAAGAGGTTTAAATTTGATGGATCATATCCCGGGTGTGATGCCATATTACTAAACGGAAGTTTTATTGTATACGAATATGGGCTGCTGATAAAAGGTTTGACACCCGGAAGCGTGTTTTATGTAAAGTGGAAGGATATGAGCCATGTTATCTTGTATGGTGGGGAGATAGCTAAAGTGACTATTGAGATGGAAAACAACTATGGAGAAATTGTGGCTGAAAGCAGGGACAAGCCGGAAGATATAGAGGAATTTTATGACCTTGTATCCGAGCAAAAGGAAAAGTACGGGAATTATGAAAGTCTTAAGAAGCTTAAAGTGGATTTGGAAGAGATAAGCATTATAATGGACACTAATAGATGGGAGCATGAGGCGTATCTTGATACACAAACCGGTAAAATAATATATATACCGGTTGAACTGAATGAGGACAACATATACGAAGAAGAATATATTTCCGGTCTGCCTGAATGGGAAAGGGAAATGGTGGAGGATGTTAAGGCAATATATGAAGATGAAGAGAATAGGTATGTAATTATACCTGAAAGGTCGAGCAGTGAAGCCTATGAGAATATGGTGCGGTTTACAAAAACGCTGGATGATCCTGATATATCCGATAAGTTATTTGATGCTCTTGATAGAAGGGGTGCCTTCCGCAGATTCAAGGATGTATTACGGAGATATCCTGATATAGACGAGCAATGGTATAAATTCAAAGAGAAGATAGAAAAGCAGGAAGTGAGAAAATGGCTCTGGAGAATAGGTATAGATCCTATAGATTAGTATACCTTATCACCACCCGAATATTGTCGAATAATGTAGAAAGGCTGAAACTGTTCTAAATGAGCAATGAATAAAAAATGAATGATGAAATTATAAAAAGGCTGAAAAAACTCGCAGATCTACTAAAAGGATTAAGCGAGGAAGATTTCAATCTGTTTAGGATTTGGCTTAAAAATGTGGCAACTCGTGGAATGCCAAAAGAAAAAGCCGAAGAAATAGAGAAGATAATAGAGGGAGGAAAAACATAATGATAGATGATTTTGGCAAACTAGAACAATTCACCGGAGATGAAGCAATAAGAACAGTGTTAGAGGATCATCCTGAGCTTAAGATATTATGGGAGCGAAGGCATTTGGTAAATAGTCCGGTTGTAATAAATAATATAAACCCAATTCTACATATACTAATAGAAGCTGTTGTTGAGAATCAAATAATGCAAAACGATCCTCCGGAGATCGAGCTCGCATTAAAAAGATTAATGGGAAACGGTATGCTGCGGCATACTGCTCGGACGGTGATAGCTTCTGTGCTGGTTAACAATTTGTTTGATATTTTAAAGAATCAAGTTCCATTTAATACGGAGGGTTATTCAAGACAGCTTAGCGTATTGGGAGAAAAAGTTGAGAAAGTTGGAAGAAATGACCCTTGTCCGTGCGGCAGCGGAAAGAAATTTAAACATTGCTGTATAAATAAATTCCGATATGCTTGGTCTATGCAGAGCAGAATAAATTCTCAATAATACAGGATTGATGAAAAACTGATTCTTGGGTCAGGACAATATGCGACCAGGGATTATCTTGAGTCGGCCTGGATAAATGACCCGATTTTACTATTGGAAAACAGGTATCACGTATCTGCTTTTTTGCAAAAAAACGGTGACATAGAAGGAGCCTTAATGGTATTAAAGGAGAATATTGATTTTGCAAAGAGCCTGGGAG
This region of Bacillota bacterium genomic DNA includes:
- a CDS encoding sugar ABC transporter permease; this translates as MAIFFYLPIWGWFMAFFDYKPTYGSKIFRGKYVGLKYFKELFSDDIFLRALRNTLAMSVLKMLFGITFAILLALIINEIRNRLCRKLVQTISYLPHFISWVVAASIITSVLSYDGIFNELLVKLRVIREPVIWMGRKEWFWWIIALTDVWKEVGWNAIIYLGTMTAISPLLYESAEIDGATRLHKIRYITLPGIMPVASLMFIIQCGFLINSGFEQQWLLSNPSLKEMSDVIDLFVIQYGIALGRYLYTTAAGIFKSVISVILLLGTNAVSRKLTGVRVV
- a CDS encoding carbohydrate ABC transporter permease is translated as MKKTGDKINFENICINIFIFVSMTVLVIAILYPLINMAAYSLNDAVDGLRGKLYLLPRKFTLYNYRYLLSDIQIYNSLKITVLRTMLGSVTCVLFSTLLAYILSKRDFILRKAVTFLVVFTMYFSGGIIPIYILYQQLGLINNFLVYIIPGFVSAFCVIFLRSYIEGLPLEIVESAKIDGAKELTIFARIIVPMIIPMIAVAVLFTAVYQWNSWYDAYIYAPKKDLSTLQLELMKKLQQLTFRVENTNSSEIATRGSGANSITPRAVQYTMTIIAALPVILIYPFLQRYFVTGLTMGGVKG
- a CDS encoding type II toxin-antitoxin system Phd/YefM family antitoxin, yielding MSTGNLLKSLVSITQFNKGQASKIFDRLKTERRIIVLKNNVPSAIILSPDEYMRLLEIEEDSILLKLAEQRLANYKPGDGILYEEALGQMGLTHKDVENAEDVEIE
- a CDS encoding type II toxin-antitoxin system RelE/ParE family toxin translates to MWKIEFLPEAVSDLSRIDKAVRAQVIKGINKVAKNPVAKFKGGYGEPLRNQKGRNLSGLYKIKYRGIGIRVVYALEEKNGIMTIVIVGARADDEVYDEAYRRRIKHDM
- a CDS encoding DUF1841 family protein, which gives rise to MIDDFGKLEQFTGDEAIRTVLEDHPELKILWERRHLVNSPVVINNINPILHILIEAVVENQIMQNDPPEIELALKRLMGNGMLRHTARTVIASVLVNNLFDILKNQVPFNTEGYSRQLSVLGEKVEKVGRNDPCPCGSGKKFKHCCINKFRYAWSMQSRINSQ